Proteins encoded by one window of Halomonas sp. SH5A2:
- a CDS encoding ATP-binding cassette domain-containing protein, protein MTPNPTLLIQQVQITLHGETLLDIDRAIAPGEVLTVMGPSGSGKSTLLAYLAGFMSPVFKAQGQVFLANTRLDTLPAEKRGLGLLFQDPLLFPHLSVGGNLRFGLPQRTANKQAKLAQALHQVGLSGYEDRDPATLSGGQQARVALMRLLLSQPRAVLLDEPFSKLDTALRQEMRSLVFNQLRDAGLPALLVTHDHADAKAAGGPVIELG, encoded by the coding sequence ATGACACCGAACCCGACGCTGCTCATCCAGCAGGTACAGATCACGCTGCATGGCGAAACGCTGCTGGACATTGATCGAGCCATTGCGCCCGGCGAGGTGCTCACCGTCATGGGCCCTTCCGGCTCGGGTAAATCAACCCTGCTGGCCTACCTGGCAGGGTTTATGTCGCCTGTCTTCAAGGCCCAGGGGCAAGTCTTTCTGGCGAACACACGGCTGGACACCCTGCCTGCCGAAAAACGCGGCCTAGGGCTGTTATTTCAGGACCCACTGCTGTTTCCTCACTTGAGCGTGGGCGGTAATCTGCGCTTTGGCCTCCCTCAGCGCACAGCCAACAAACAGGCGAAGCTTGCCCAGGCGCTACACCAAGTCGGGCTTTCAGGCTATGAGGATCGCGACCCGGCCACGCTTTCCGGCGGCCAGCAGGCGCGCGTGGCGTTGATGCGCCTGCTGCTCTCCCAGCCGCGCGCGGTGCTGCTCGATGAGCCGTTTTCCAAACTGGATACGGCGCTGCGCCAGGAAATGCGCTCGCTAGTGTTTAATCAACTGCGCGACGCAGGTCTACCTGCACTGCTGGTCACCCATGACCACGCGGATGCCAAGGCAGCAGGAGGGCCTGTGATTGAACTCGGTTGA
- a CDS encoding Lrp/AsnC family transcriptional regulator codes for MKKTAIDAADIRILCALQAHGPLSKMQLSELVNLSPTPCWVRFTRLKNAGLIRGYHADIALDQISNASKVVVTVSLKEHHKAAFERFERYIQQVDEIIECIATGGGMDYVLKVVAPSLSAFQQLMDGLLAAELGVDRYMTYIATRDVKSTQLNLACLMTEKHR; via the coding sequence ATGAAAAAAACCGCTATTGATGCCGCCGATATTCGCATTCTTTGTGCGTTGCAAGCGCATGGACCGCTCAGCAAAATGCAGCTGTCAGAGTTGGTCAATCTCTCTCCGACTCCCTGTTGGGTGCGGTTTACCCGCTTAAAGAACGCAGGCCTGATACGTGGATATCATGCTGACATTGCGCTTGATCAGATCTCCAATGCTTCAAAGGTAGTCGTGACCGTGTCCCTCAAGGAGCACCACAAAGCAGCTTTCGAGCGCTTTGAACGTTACATCCAGCAAGTGGATGAGATCATCGAGTGTATAGCGACCGGGGGCGGCATGGATTATGTCTTGAAAGTCGTTGCCCCCAGTCTGTCAGCGTTTCAGCAGTTAATGGATGGCCTTCTGGCCGCAGAGCTGGGGGTCGACCGATATATGACCTATATCGCCACCCGAGACGTTAAATCGACCCAGTTGAACCTCGCTTGTCTGATGACAGAAAAGCACCGTTAA
- a CDS encoding glycine cleavage T C-terminal barrel domain-containing protein: MPDVTLSNVVNINKEDDFGFGTQIRKSPYFDATVRWGATAFSVYNHMYIPRAFGDPEQNFWNLVNEAILCDVAAERQVEITGPDAAEFVQRLTPRDLSAMAVGQCKYILMTNADGGILNDPILLRLAENHFWISLADSDILLWAQGLAVYAGLDVTISEPDVSPLQLQGPRSGDVMRALLGESIMELRYFWLCEVELNGIPLIVSRTGWSSELGYELYLRDGSRGDELWETIMAAGEPFGLKPGHTSSIRRIEGGMLSYHADVDMSTNPYELGMDRLVNLDMATDFIGKAALKKIQAQGVSRKQVGLWIDAAPLKGPNTTFWPLERNGETVGKVTSAVYSPRLGQDIALAMVAIDVADLGTELEIHTATGPARAVVVEKPFFDPKKKLAVSA; this comes from the coding sequence ATGCCAGATGTCACATTGAGTAATGTCGTCAATATCAATAAGGAAGACGATTTTGGATTCGGCACACAGATCCGTAAATCGCCTTATTTTGATGCAACCGTTCGATGGGGGGCCACGGCGTTTTCGGTCTACAACCACATGTATATCCCGCGCGCCTTTGGCGACCCTGAGCAGAATTTCTGGAACCTGGTGAATGAGGCCATTCTCTGCGACGTAGCTGCCGAGCGTCAGGTCGAAATTACCGGTCCGGATGCTGCTGAATTCGTTCAGCGCCTCACGCCGCGCGATTTATCGGCCATGGCCGTGGGGCAATGCAAATACATTCTTATGACCAACGCAGATGGTGGCATTTTGAATGACCCCATTCTGCTTCGGTTGGCAGAAAATCACTTCTGGATCTCGTTGGCCGACAGCGACATTTTACTGTGGGCGCAAGGACTGGCTGTCTACGCCGGGCTTGATGTCACGATCAGCGAACCTGATGTCTCCCCCTTGCAGTTACAGGGGCCACGCTCAGGCGACGTGATGCGGGCACTGTTGGGTGAAAGCATCATGGAACTTCGCTACTTCTGGCTTTGTGAGGTTGAGCTGAACGGTATTCCGCTGATCGTCTCACGCACGGGCTGGTCGAGTGAGCTGGGTTACGAGCTCTATCTGCGGGATGGCTCGAGGGGAGATGAACTCTGGGAAACGATCATGGCAGCCGGTGAGCCCTTCGGACTGAAACCGGGGCACACTTCGTCGATCCGTCGCATCGAAGGGGGGATGCTCTCCTATCATGCGGATGTAGACATGAGCACCAACCCTTATGAGCTGGGCATGGATCGTCTTGTGAACCTGGACATGGCAACTGATTTTATTGGTAAAGCCGCCTTGAAGAAGATTCAGGCTCAAGGCGTGAGCCGCAAACAGGTCGGTTTATGGATCGATGCCGCCCCGCTGAAAGGGCCTAACACAACGTTCTGGCCGCTTGAACGTAATGGAGAAACGGTTGGCAAGGTAACCTCCGCCGTCTACTCACCACGCCTGGGGCAGGATATTGCACTGGCGATGGTGGCGATTGACGTTGCCGACCTTGGCACAGAGCTGGAAATTCACACCGCGACTGGACCTGCTCGGGCAGTGGTTGTCGAGAAGCCTTTCTTCGACCCTAAAAAGAAACTCGCGGTATCGGCATAA
- a CDS encoding phosphotransferase family protein, with amino-acid sequence MPTPLEARLQSLETVLQQAKISYQSLSPMADTGLAHDHVWLHRDGGDWVARLPKQSQMNLAPADNLAYEAACYERASQGGHVPRLHGVLDVSDALPRGGLLVDAIDGRLAQLPQDLPRIAETLASLHHLPTPQQPSPLQAPCEPWQAMREEVGRQAEWLDQANLSASVISRIRDELSALPVELPDAERCLISFDTHPGNFLIDDQGRAVLVDLEKCRYGLPGIDLAHTSLYTSTTWDLNSQAVLSLDEVIGFYRRWQAAMGSSPSAETLVACRRATWLWSLTWCAKWRAQHLNAKDAQQRGEDWSAELTDAAVIDHVRDRVEHYLSPPIIDHVQDELQRLRATL; translated from the coding sequence ATGCCGACACCATTAGAGGCGCGCCTGCAGTCCCTGGAAACAGTGCTGCAACAGGCCAAGATTAGCTATCAATCGTTATCACCGATGGCGGATACCGGGCTTGCCCACGACCATGTTTGGCTACACCGCGACGGTGGCGATTGGGTGGCGAGGCTGCCCAAGCAAAGCCAGATGAACCTGGCGCCAGCCGACAACCTCGCCTACGAAGCCGCCTGCTACGAGCGTGCCAGCCAAGGCGGCCATGTGCCGCGGTTACATGGTGTGCTCGACGTTAGCGATGCCCTACCACGAGGCGGACTATTGGTGGATGCCATCGATGGGCGCCTGGCTCAACTGCCACAAGACCTGCCGCGCATCGCCGAGACGCTTGCCAGCCTACACCACCTGCCAACTCCCCAGCAGCCGTCGCCGCTGCAGGCCCCTTGCGAGCCGTGGCAGGCCATGCGCGAGGAAGTTGGCCGTCAGGCAGAGTGGTTGGACCAGGCAAATTTAAGCGCCTCGGTCATTTCCCGTATTCGCGATGAACTCTCCGCCCTGCCGGTAGAGCTTCCCGACGCCGAGCGGTGTCTGATCAGTTTTGATACCCACCCCGGCAACTTCCTGATAGACGACCAGGGGCGCGCGGTACTGGTGGATCTGGAGAAGTGCCGCTACGGGTTACCGGGTATCGATCTCGCCCATACCAGCCTCTATACCTCGACCACCTGGGACCTGAATAGCCAGGCAGTGCTGTCACTGGATGAGGTCATCGGGTTTTACCGCCGCTGGCAGGCCGCCATGGGCTCATCACCTAGCGCCGAAACGCTTGTGGCCTGCCGTCGTGCCACCTGGCTATGGTCGCTGACCTGGTGCGCCAAGTGGCGTGCCCAACACCTGAACGCTAAAGATGCCCAACAGCGGGGGGAGGACTGGTCGGCAGAACTGACAGATGCCGCCGTGATTGACCACGTGCGCGACCGCGTTGAGCACTACCTGTCACCGCCCATTATCGATCACGTTCAAGACGAACTTCAGCGCCTGCGCGCGACACTTTAA
- a CDS encoding TIGR04283 family arsenosugar biosynthesis glycosyltransferase, which translates to MNSVENSAEKTPHLSIVIPVLNEAAALAHHLTALPSLGSQGIEIIVVDGGSSDNSAGIATPLADRVLSGPSGRALQMNLGAQHATAPALLFLHADTYLPDDAVEQITQALERHAWGRFAIKLSGRSRWLPVVSWMMNRRSRLTGIATGDQGIFVRADTFKAVGGFPEQPLMEDIELSKRLKRVSHPACLTAKVISSGRRWDQFGAWQTICLMWRLRYRYWRGVSATQLAKEYRDAR; encoded by the coding sequence TTGAACTCGGTTGAAAACTCGGCTGAAAAGACGCCTCACCTCAGCATCGTGATACCGGTGCTCAACGAGGCAGCTGCCCTGGCGCACCATTTAACGGCACTGCCATCGTTGGGCAGCCAAGGCATCGAAATCATTGTGGTCGATGGCGGCAGCAGCGACAACAGCGCTGGCATCGCCACACCGCTGGCTGATCGCGTGCTCAGCGGCCCTTCCGGGCGAGCACTGCAAATGAACCTGGGCGCACAGCACGCGACCGCCCCGGCGCTGCTGTTCCTGCATGCCGACACCTACCTGCCAGACGATGCCGTTGAGCAGATTACCCAGGCGCTTGAACGCCATGCCTGGGGGCGCTTTGCTATCAAGCTCTCAGGCCGCAGCCGCTGGCTGCCCGTGGTGAGTTGGATGATGAACCGGCGTTCGCGGCTCACTGGCATAGCCACCGGCGACCAGGGCATCTTTGTGCGCGCGGACACCTTCAAGGCAGTCGGTGGTTTTCCCGAACAGCCGTTGATGGAAGATATCGAGCTTAGCAAACGGCTCAAACGGGTATCGCACCCCGCCTGCCTGACGGCGAAAGTGATAAGCTCGGGCAGGCGCTGGGATCAATTCGGCGCTTGGCAAACCATATGCCTGATGTGGCGACTGCGCTATCGCTACTGGCGCGGCGTTAGCGCCACCCAACTGGCCAAGGAGTATCGCGATGCCCGCTGA
- a CDS encoding TIGR04282 family arsenosugar biosynthesis glycosyltransferase — MPADTPHLHLLAKAPLAGQAKTRLTPLLGAEGAANAHAELVHHCVANACRALPAGHITLWTALNHTHPLFGELHEQFGVMLAPQPEGNLGDRIRHALNSACGPAMVMGSDCPSITSDLITTCAQQLSTHDVVMLPAEDGGYGLIGTHRDYPGLFELIPWGSDRVLSATRQRIEALGLHASYPATVWDVDRPQDWQRWQAIKSSV, encoded by the coding sequence ATGCCCGCTGACACGCCCCACCTGCACCTGCTGGCCAAAGCGCCGCTGGCAGGGCAGGCGAAAACGCGCCTGACGCCGTTACTGGGGGCAGAAGGCGCCGCCAACGCTCACGCGGAGCTGGTCCACCACTGCGTGGCCAATGCCTGCCGTGCGCTGCCTGCGGGCCACATCACGCTCTGGACAGCACTCAATCACACTCACCCATTGTTTGGCGAGCTGCACGAGCAGTTTGGCGTGATGCTCGCCCCCCAGCCTGAAGGCAATTTGGGGGACCGCATTCGTCACGCGCTGAACAGCGCTTGCGGCCCCGCCATGGTGATGGGCAGCGACTGCCCGAGCATCACCAGCGACCTGATCACCACCTGCGCGCAGCAGCTGAGTACCCATGACGTGGTCATGCTTCCCGCTGAGGACGGCGGCTATGGGCTGATTGGCACCCACCGCGACTATCCGGGTCTGTTTGAGCTGATTCCCTGGGGAAGCGACAGGGTGCTTAGCGCGACCCGACAACGTATTGAAGCACTCGGCCTTCACGCCAGTTACCCCGCCACCGTATGGGACGTTGACCGACCGCAAGATTGGCAACGCTGGCAAGCCATCAAGTCCTCGGTGTAA
- a CDS encoding methylenetetrahydrofolate reductase C-terminal domain-containing protein — protein MYSIRRWVVRHARSVETAYRMFEPVVIKLAPFWNWVGYQRAEKPVGQVEKLSKELLFDCKMCGQCVLSATGMSCPMNCPKSMRNGPCGGVLQNGHCEVLPDKRCVWVDAWEGSQKMQGGDQIHAVQLPVDHRLQGSSSWLRVARKSSDDAPHNNQEGRDD, from the coding sequence ATGTATTCGATTCGTCGTTGGGTCGTGCGGCATGCGAGGTCTGTTGAGACTGCCTATCGGATGTTTGAGCCGGTCGTTATAAAGCTGGCTCCGTTCTGGAATTGGGTGGGTTATCAGCGGGCAGAAAAACCCGTCGGCCAGGTGGAGAAACTCTCCAAGGAATTATTGTTCGACTGCAAGATGTGTGGCCAGTGTGTCCTCAGCGCTACCGGCATGTCCTGCCCCATGAACTGCCCCAAAAGCATGCGTAACGGCCCCTGTGGCGGCGTCCTGCAAAACGGCCATTGTGAAGTGCTTCCCGATAAGCGATGTGTCTGGGTGGACGCTTGGGAGGGAAGCCAAAAAATGCAAGGCGGCGACCAGATACATGCCGTGCAATTACCGGTTGATCACCGCCTGCAAGGGAGCTCGTCCTGGCTTCGCGTGGCGCGTAAATCTTCGGATGATGCACCACATAACAACCAGGAGGGGCGTGATGATTAA
- a CDS encoding methylenetetrahydrofolate reductase — MINHEAGDDRRVTATASFSSASRLERTLKAGYFAVTSELAPPDSANPEDVYARARVFDGYVDSMNATDGSGANCHMSSVAMCALLSRIGYDTVMQVSCRDRNRIALQGDVVGAAALGVNNILCLTGDGVQVGDHPEAKPVFDLDSMSLLEVIAGLRDKQMFVSGRKITDPPRVFLGAAENPFVPPLDFRPYRLAKKIAAGAQFFQMQYCFDLPRFATFMARSRDLGLLEKCFILPGVGPLASARAANWMRHHVPGVHIPDAVIKRLEGAQDQKQEGRQICIEMIQQLREIQGVSGVHIMAHRQESAVAEIIEKSGVLRERQPWFPGSDPLPEERHDVQRDHSLSFCTGRLS; from the coding sequence ATGATTAACCATGAAGCAGGTGATGATCGTCGCGTCACGGCGACTGCGTCGTTCAGTTCTGCCAGCCGACTGGAGCGAACATTAAAAGCGGGCTACTTCGCCGTTACCAGTGAGTTGGCTCCTCCCGACTCGGCGAACCCCGAAGACGTCTATGCCCGGGCGCGGGTCTTTGATGGTTACGTGGACAGCATGAACGCGACGGACGGCTCCGGCGCCAACTGCCATATGTCCAGTGTGGCCATGTGTGCGCTGCTGTCACGCATCGGTTACGACACGGTGATGCAGGTTTCCTGCCGAGACCGAAACCGAATTGCCCTTCAGGGGGATGTGGTGGGGGCCGCCGCGCTGGGGGTCAATAATATCCTGTGTTTGACGGGGGATGGCGTGCAGGTAGGCGATCATCCGGAAGCAAAGCCGGTGTTTGACCTGGACTCCATGTCGCTGCTGGAAGTCATTGCCGGGTTACGCGACAAGCAGATGTTTGTTAGCGGCCGAAAAATCACTGACCCGCCGCGGGTGTTTCTGGGGGCGGCTGAAAACCCATTCGTACCGCCACTGGATTTCCGGCCTTATCGGCTGGCGAAAAAGATCGCCGCGGGCGCACAGTTTTTCCAGATGCAGTACTGCTTCGATCTACCCCGTTTTGCAACGTTCATGGCCCGCTCGCGCGACCTGGGGCTACTCGAGAAATGCTTTATTTTGCCCGGTGTTGGGCCCCTGGCATCGGCACGCGCAGCCAACTGGATGCGGCATCACGTGCCGGGTGTGCATATTCCGGATGCCGTCATCAAACGCCTGGAAGGTGCGCAGGACCAGAAGCAGGAAGGCCGGCAGATATGCATCGAAATGATTCAACAGTTGCGCGAGATACAAGGCGTGAGCGGTGTCCACATCATGGCGCATCGCCAGGAATCGGCGGTCGCCGAAATTATCGAGAAATCCGGCGTGTTGCGTGAACGACAACCGTGGTTTCCGGGGAGCGACCCGCTACCCGAGGAACGACACGACGTGCAACGCGACCACTCATTATCATTTTGTACAGGCCGACTATCGTGA
- a CDS encoding TauD/TfdA dioxygenase family protein: protein MRTPSEKFSNTPPTIPPLDPSRVALFEEAGLTVKQLEPLGVEIYGADVRHRLPEPVIEALEVEMANRGFIVFKHQADLSADELVNASKWWGAGEIHSTHGVHPATPGMNRDIFRCSNDDRYGILGVGPQWHNDGSFEAATFSHSAYYMARAPEQGGGTHFAHQGAAFDVLPEEKQAFWERLVSVNSASGVSHPVVHTHPISGRKSVWLHLGMTGAVLERLPEEGVAIDELQQTPASTEQLRLLNEDEMKQLFNDYNDLLNASFEKGYGIRYHYDTGDLLYIDNWALAHRAAPEAHMSAEDQGLRIMDRVTIKSPQNLAPHFELPQYINLSGPHPFNRDGVWKAGGVGFRWKDDIPMQN from the coding sequence ATGCGGACACCCTCCGAAAAGTTCAGCAACACGCCACCCACAATACCGCCGCTCGACCCTAGCCGTGTGGCGCTGTTTGAGGAAGCCGGCCTGACGGTCAAGCAGTTGGAACCGCTTGGCGTCGAGATTTACGGCGCAGATGTTCGTCACCGGCTCCCCGAGCCTGTCATCGAAGCGCTGGAAGTAGAAATGGCGAACCGGGGGTTCATCGTCTTCAAGCACCAGGCGGATCTCTCGGCCGATGAGCTGGTCAACGCGAGCAAGTGGTGGGGCGCGGGTGAAATCCATTCAACCCATGGGGTCCACCCGGCAACGCCTGGCATGAACCGGGATATCTTTCGCTGCTCCAATGATGACCGCTACGGTATCCTGGGCGTGGGCCCGCAATGGCATAACGATGGCAGCTTCGAAGCCGCCACGTTCTCCCACTCCGCCTACTATATGGCCCGCGCCCCTGAGCAGGGCGGCGGCACCCACTTTGCTCACCAGGGGGCCGCCTTCGATGTTCTGCCTGAGGAAAAGCAGGCCTTCTGGGAGCGGCTGGTGTCTGTCAACTCTGCATCAGGTGTGAGTCACCCCGTCGTCCACACACACCCCATCTCGGGGCGCAAGAGCGTATGGCTTCACCTGGGAATGACCGGCGCGGTGCTGGAACGGCTGCCGGAAGAAGGTGTCGCTATCGATGAGTTGCAGCAAACACCCGCCTCCACCGAGCAACTTCGCTTGCTCAACGAAGACGAAATGAAGCAGCTTTTCAATGACTACAACGATCTGCTGAATGCGTCATTCGAAAAAGGCTACGGCATACGCTATCACTATGACACGGGCGATCTCCTCTACATTGACAACTGGGCACTGGCCCATCGGGCAGCGCCTGAAGCGCATATGTCGGCAGAGGACCAGGGCCTGAGGATCATGGATCGCGTGACGATCAAGTCCCCGCAGAATCTGGCGCCCCACTTTGAATTGCCGCAGTACATCAACTTATCCGGCCCGCACCCCTTCAATCGCGACGGCGTCTGGAAAGCCGGTGGCGTAGGGTTCCGCTGGAAAGATGACATCCCCATGCAAAACTAG
- a CDS encoding ABC transporter substrate-binding protein, producing MLTPRSPRRLASIAPLLALALPAVAAPDPSDWQNVVAQAEGQTVYWNAWGGEARTNAYIDWVAQQVDERYGIELVHVKLGDTSEAVSRVLAEKQAGNDDAGSVDMIWINGENFAAMKENDLLFGPWAESLPNYPLTDPDNTPAVRYDWTIPVEGLESPWSSSQVVFYYDTALVEEHPNNMPELLDWAAQNPGEFTYPQVPNFLGNAFITQALLELSDNTEVFYAPMQEGDFDEATEPLWAYLDELHPHLWRSGRAFPSNSADLRSLMGDSEISIALSFSTTEASGAIANYELPDTVRSYVHDSGMIGNISFMAIPYNAENKAGAMVVANYLMSPEAQAEKQDPDVWGSNTVLSMKQLSAEERALFDDIDLGIATLPPSELGEVLGQPHPSWVDALAEAWQKRYVN from the coding sequence ATGCTGACCCCCCGTTCCCCCCGCCGCTTAGCGTCGATAGCGCCCCTGCTGGCACTGGCGCTTCCCGCCGTGGCAGCCCCAGATCCCAGCGACTGGCAAAACGTCGTGGCACAAGCCGAAGGCCAAACCGTGTACTGGAATGCCTGGGGTGGCGAAGCCCGCACCAACGCCTACATCGACTGGGTGGCGCAACAGGTCGACGAGCGTTATGGCATCGAACTGGTGCACGTCAAACTCGGCGACACCTCGGAAGCTGTGTCACGCGTGCTGGCGGAAAAGCAGGCGGGCAACGACGATGCCGGCAGTGTGGATATGATCTGGATTAACGGCGAGAACTTTGCCGCCATGAAAGAAAACGACCTGCTGTTTGGGCCCTGGGCAGAGTCGCTGCCCAACTACCCGCTCACCGATCCGGACAACACCCCCGCCGTGCGCTACGACTGGACAATCCCTGTCGAGGGGCTCGAGTCGCCCTGGAGCAGCTCCCAAGTGGTGTTTTACTACGATACGGCGCTGGTAGAAGAGCACCCCAACAACATGCCAGAACTGTTGGACTGGGCGGCGCAGAACCCTGGCGAATTTACTTACCCGCAGGTGCCCAACTTCCTGGGCAATGCGTTTATTACCCAGGCGCTATTGGAACTGAGCGATAACACCGAGGTGTTCTACGCGCCGATGCAGGAAGGAGATTTTGACGAAGCCACCGAGCCGCTTTGGGCGTACCTGGATGAACTGCACCCCCATCTATGGCGCTCTGGCAGGGCTTTCCCCTCTAACAGTGCCGATCTGCGCAGCTTGATGGGCGATAGCGAAATCAGCATTGCACTGTCGTTCAGCACTACAGAGGCATCAGGGGCTATCGCCAACTATGAGCTTCCCGACACAGTACGCAGCTACGTTCACGACAGCGGCATGATCGGCAATATCAGTTTTATGGCGATTCCTTACAACGCCGAAAACAAGGCAGGCGCCATGGTGGTGGCCAACTACCTGATGTCCCCCGAGGCTCAGGCAGAAAAACAGGACCCCGACGTATGGGGAAGTAACACCGTTCTTTCCATGAAGCAGCTCTCTGCCGAGGAGCGTGCCCTGTTCGATGATATTGATCTAGGCATCGCCACACTGCCGCCCAGCGAGCTTGGCGAGGTGCTCGGCCAGCCCCACCCCAGTTGGGTCGATGCCCTGGCCGAGGCGTGGCAAAAACGCTACGTGAACTAG
- a CDS encoding ABC transporter permease encodes MLLRLAPWILISVLVVPLAAGLLMVILPAFGYLPVLGGETFHFDAWQALWQRPGLYRSILLSYASGLITTLVALSIVALFLAASRGTWLDRGIRRLVSPLLAIPHAAVAFGLAFLIAPSGLFVRWVSPGLTGWERPPDILIVNDPLGLSLMAGLVLKEVPFLLLMCLAALPQLDPEKRVTLARSLGYSANIAWLKSVFPVLYPLIRLPVYAVIAYATSVVDMAMILGPTLPPTLSVSILGWFNDPDLDHRYMASAGAVLQFGVTLAALLTWWLGEQCVKRVSQGWLVNGARNTGAMAIAVGGRLLLATTTLLAISAIGGLVIFSVAGFWRFPDALPGTFTLDHWQRILPSVTTPLLNTLSVGLAATLMAAVMVVATLENAVRHHLPVSRSQWLLYLPLIVPQVAFLFGLVVAAESINLRPQVALVIAAHLLFVAPYLYLSLSEAYRRLDPRWMQVAHSLGASPWRAFWRVRLPLLLAPLLTACAVSLAVSIGQYLPTLLLGGGRVPTITTEAVAMASGGNRRLIAVLALLQALLPFIGFSLALLIPRLAWAKRRQMRGVA; translated from the coding sequence ATGCTGCTTCGCCTGGCCCCATGGATATTGATCAGCGTGCTGGTGGTGCCATTAGCGGCGGGGCTGCTGATGGTTATCCTCCCGGCGTTTGGCTACTTGCCGGTACTCGGCGGCGAGACGTTTCATTTTGACGCCTGGCAGGCGCTTTGGCAGCGCCCAGGATTATACCGCTCCATACTGTTGAGTTATGCGAGCGGGCTGATCACCACCCTGGTGGCACTCTCCATCGTGGCACTGTTTCTGGCGGCCAGCCGGGGCACCTGGCTGGATCGTGGCATTCGGCGGCTGGTATCGCCGCTGCTGGCGATACCCCATGCGGCAGTCGCCTTTGGCCTGGCCTTTCTTATCGCCCCTTCGGGGCTGTTCGTGCGTTGGGTATCGCCTGGGTTAACCGGCTGGGAGCGCCCGCCAGACATCCTCATCGTCAACGACCCGTTGGGGCTTTCCCTAATGGCCGGGCTGGTGCTCAAAGAAGTGCCTTTTCTACTTTTGATGTGCCTGGCGGCGCTGCCCCAGTTGGACCCTGAAAAGCGCGTCACCCTGGCGCGCTCGCTCGGCTACTCGGCGAACATCGCCTGGCTGAAAAGCGTCTTTCCGGTCCTCTATCCGCTAATTCGACTGCCGGTCTATGCGGTGATTGCCTACGCTACCTCGGTGGTCGATATGGCCATGATTCTCGGCCCGACATTGCCGCCCACGCTGAGCGTGTCGATTCTTGGCTGGTTCAATGACCCAGACCTGGATCACCGTTATATGGCCTCCGCCGGTGCGGTATTGCAGTTCGGCGTCACTTTGGCCGCACTATTGACCTGGTGGCTTGGCGAGCAGTGCGTCAAACGGGTCAGCCAAGGCTGGTTGGTCAATGGTGCACGCAACACGGGGGCGATGGCGATTGCCGTTGGCGGCCGACTATTGCTGGCCACCACGACGCTGCTGGCCATCAGCGCGATTGGAGGGCTGGTCATCTTTTCAGTCGCCGGTTTCTGGCGCTTCCCTGATGCCTTGCCCGGCACCTTTACCCTGGATCACTGGCAGCGCATTTTGCCAAGCGTCACCACCCCGCTGCTGAATACGCTCAGCGTGGGGCTAGCCGCCACGCTGATGGCCGCTGTAATGGTCGTGGCAACCCTTGAGAATGCGGTACGCCATCATCTGCCGGTCAGTCGCTCCCAATGGCTGCTGTATCTGCCGCTGATTGTGCCCCAGGTCGCCTTTCTGTTTGGCCTGGTGGTCGCCGCGGAGAGTATTAACCTTCGCCCCCAAGTGGCACTGGTGATTGCCGCCCATCTGCTGTTTGTGGCGCCTTATCTCTACCTGTCACTCTCGGAAGCCTATCGACGCCTGGACCCACGCTGGATGCAGGTTGCCCATTCGCTGGGCGCCTCGCCATGGCGGGCCTTCTGGCGGGTGCGTCTGCCGCTGCTGCTGGCACCCCTGCTGACCGCCTGCGCGGTCAGTTTGGCGGTGAGTATCGGCCAGTATTTACCCACGCTGTTGCTCGGCGGTGGGCGCGTCCCCACCATCACCACCGAAGCGGTGGCCATGGCCTCCGGGGGCAATCGACGCCTCATCGCCGTCCTTGCACTGCTCCAGGCCCTGCTTCCCTTTATCGGTTTTAGTCTGGCGCTATTGATACCGCGCCTGGCCTGGGCCAAACGTCGCCAGATGCGAGGAGTTGCATGA